A part of bacterium genomic DNA contains:
- a CDS encoding zinc-binding dehydrogenase, producing MRAAIMRDAKIIVDTVPEPEPQKGEILVGTLACGICGSDLHALQHGPQMVEASLEAGAPTVMDLSRDVIMGHEFCAEILDYGPGTGRQHKPGTRVVHPALLIRGAEFHGLGYSNEVPGGFAERMLLMESMLVPVPNGLSSQHAALTEPISVGIHAVARAKVDAGDSAIVVGCGPVGLAVIAGLRLANVETIVAADFSPMRRALAERMGAHVVVDPAERSGFDAWLELGQMRPPAIFECVGVPGILQDIIREAPRQSRVVVVGVSMEADLIKPMVAIVKELDIRFSFGYSPEEFAQTLHSLAEGRIEAEPLITGHAGLDGVAAAFEELALPDKHAKILVEPGR from the coding sequence ATGCGAGCAGCAATCATGCGCGATGCCAAGATCATCGTGGATACCGTGCCAGAACCCGAACCCCAGAAGGGCGAGATCCTCGTGGGAACGCTGGCCTGCGGCATCTGCGGATCTGATCTTCACGCCCTCCAGCACGGTCCGCAGATGGTCGAAGCTTCTCTCGAGGCCGGCGCGCCCACGGTGATGGACCTTTCCCGGGACGTCATCATGGGACACGAATTCTGTGCAGAGATCCTCGACTATGGCCCCGGTACGGGCCGTCAGCACAAACCCGGAACGCGCGTCGTCCATCCTGCGCTCTTGATTCGCGGTGCCGAGTTTCACGGTCTTGGCTATTCGAACGAAGTGCCGGGAGGATTCGCCGAGCGCATGCTCTTGATGGAGTCGATGCTGGTTCCAGTGCCGAACGGTCTTTCGTCCCAGCACGCCGCCTTGACCGAGCCCATCTCAGTCGGAATTCACGCTGTGGCGCGTGCCAAAGTCGACGCCGGAGACTCGGCGATCGTGGTGGGATGCGGACCCGTTGGGCTCGCCGTGATTGCGGGGCTTCGCCTCGCAAATGTCGAAACCATCGTGGCTGCTGATTTCTCTCCCATGCGGCGCGCGCTCGCCGAGCGCATGGGCGCCCACGTGGTCGTGGATCCCGCGGAGCGCTCCGGCTTCGACGCCTGGCTCGAGCTGGGGCAGATGCGCCCTCCGGCCATCTTCGAATGCGTCGGTGTGCCGGGCATATTGCAGGACATCATTCGCGAAGCACCGCGTCAATCACGCGTCGTGGTGGTTGGGGTTTCGATGGAGGCGGACCTCATCAAGCCCATGGTGGCCATCGTCAAGGAACTCGATATTCGCTTCTCCTTCGGCTATTCGCCGGAGGAATTCGCGCAAACGCTGCACTCGTTGGCGGAAGGTCGGATCGAAGCAGAGCCGCTCATCACTGGTCACGCCGGGCTTGACGGCGTAGCCGCTGCTTTCGAGGAACTCGCTCTGCCCGATAAACACGCGAAGATTCTCGTCGAACCCGGTCGCTAG